The following are encoded in a window of Caldicellulosiruptor danielii genomic DNA:
- a CDS encoding Ger(x)C family spore germination protein yields the protein MKSKRRTFLAILLVFLAFFLSGCWDRVEIEDRGYILALGVDKYDPSDLNKYESSEYIDLDRKTQKFSSEQQKPDIKTDQKGIDPQTKRKVKPPLPSSKNEYKFAVTVLFPNLRTIGKDSKPDEQMRFLFVTSTNNVVGVRNYLEREINKRLYYGYLKVVVLGRDLVEEPGYVREVLDGLNREGDIPQNTFLLVSETTARDVLNTMPLVQPVTGIHLFEISKNASIYGRIIDTPLSEVVNNFINSNCAVISRVEPGIETLKVSGAAVFKNFRFVGWLDEKQLQVYKLLMGKAKHTFIDDLKYKSTHVPFITTEIQTKKKIKSEKGRLKIVYNLRIEGEVIEFVFKSGYKVLDDPMRKYIQNELNNIIKKRANELIYLLKYRYNADVLGIGDFISKRRAKDWKKLKKNWDDELKKIDIEVIPDVRLRRSGTIY from the coding sequence ATGAAGTCAAAGAGAAGAACATTTTTAGCAATTTTATTGGTTTTCCTTGCATTTTTCTTGTCAGGTTGCTGGGACAGGGTTGAGATAGAAGACAGAGGCTACATTCTTGCTCTTGGTGTTGACAAGTATGACCCGAGCGATTTGAACAAATATGAAAGCAGTGAGTATATTGATCTTGATAGAAAAACTCAGAAATTTTCTTCTGAACAACAAAAACCTGATATCAAGACAGACCAAAAAGGTATTGATCCCCAGACAAAAAGAAAGGTAAAACCACCTCTTCCAAGCAGCAAAAATGAATACAAGTTTGCAGTGACAGTGCTTTTCCCAAACCTCAGAACCATCGGGAAGGATTCCAAGCCGGACGAGCAGATGAGATTTTTGTTTGTCACCTCCACAAACAACGTAGTTGGTGTCAGAAACTACCTTGAAAGAGAGATAAATAAAAGGCTGTATTATGGGTATTTAAAGGTTGTTGTGCTGGGAAGAGATTTGGTGGAAGAACCAGGGTACGTGAGAGAGGTTTTGGATGGTCTCAACAGAGAAGGTGATATTCCTCAAAACACATTTTTGCTTGTATCAGAGACAACAGCAAGAGATGTTCTTAACACCATGCCTCTTGTTCAACCTGTGACTGGCATTCATCTTTTTGAGATATCAAAAAATGCATCAATTTATGGAAGAATAATTGATACACCTTTGAGCGAGGTTGTAAATAATTTTATAAATTCAAACTGCGCAGTTATATCGAGGGTGGAACCTGGAATTGAGACATTAAAAGTATCTGGTGCTGCTGTGTTTAAGAATTTCAGGTTTGTTGGCTGGCTGGATGAAAAACAACTTCAAGTCTATAAGCTTCTCATGGGCAAGGCAAAACACACATTTATTGACGATTTGAAATACAAATCCACGCATGTTCCATTTATTACTACAGAGATTCAGACCAAGAAGAAAATAAAAAGCGAAAAAGGAAGATTAAAGATTGTTTACAATCTGAGGATAGAAGGGGAGGTTATTGAATTTGTGTTCAAAAGCGGCTACAAAGTTTTGGATGACCCTATGAGAAAGTATATTCAAAATGAGCTGAATAATATTATAAAAAAAAGAGCAAATGAACTTATTTATCTTTTGAAATACAGGTACAACGCTGATGTTTTGGGAATTGGGGATTTTATTTCAAAAAGAAGGGCAAAAGATTGGAAGAAGCTCAAGAAAAACTGGGATGATGAGCTAAAGAAAATAGATATAGAGGTTATACCAGATGTAAGGCTAAGACGAAGCGGGACAATTTACTGA
- a CDS encoding GerAB/ArcD/ProY family transporter — translation MIINDNDKISSFQCFVLFVSVMIGIGIMFMPASVAKTAEQNGWVAVLLGGMLSFTVFLLISKITMSNPDVTFIELLNNAFGKILGIFFSLVYVLYFIIFSAFETRLIAETAKEFLFNLTPNEVLIITFLLTCAYISRYGIEVIARICEILMPGIVVIIVILSFFVYQRLDFSNLLPVLNIPYVKLIKGIGKTIFSFLGFEVFLFFMPYIRRKDKLIKSALFGFLVTVLLYEVIIIFATADFGAKEMQTMIWPTLNLFRDVTVLEVVIERPESIIVALWMITTYTTEIIFLMTTGLILARIFNTKEHSFFVFSQLPLIYVLSLIPQNISETQKFMDYFSYYFATFVVLFLPLVTYTVLSIKKKVKKT, via the coding sequence GTGATAATAAACGACAATGATAAGATCTCAAGTTTTCAGTGTTTTGTATTGTTTGTTTCTGTAATGATAGGAATAGGAATAATGTTTATGCCTGCGTCTGTAGCAAAAACTGCTGAGCAAAACGGGTGGGTTGCGGTGCTGCTTGGTGGAATGCTATCTTTTACAGTATTTCTTTTAATATCTAAAATTACAATGTCAAATCCAGATGTCACATTCATTGAACTTTTGAATAATGCATTTGGCAAGATTTTAGGTATTTTCTTTTCGCTTGTATATGTTCTATACTTTATCATCTTTTCAGCATTTGAAACAAGGCTGATAGCAGAGACTGCAAAAGAGTTTTTGTTTAACCTCACACCAAATGAAGTTTTGATAATTACATTTCTTCTCACATGTGCATATATCTCCAGATATGGGATTGAGGTTATAGCAAGGATATGTGAGATATTGATGCCAGGAATTGTTGTAATTATTGTAATTTTAAGTTTTTTTGTGTATCAGAGGCTCGACTTTTCAAACCTTCTTCCCGTTTTGAACATTCCATATGTAAAACTCATTAAGGGGATTGGCAAAACAATATTCAGCTTTCTTGGATTTGAGGTATTTTTATTTTTCATGCCTTATATAAGAAGAAAAGACAAGCTCATAAAAAGTGCTCTTTTTGGGTTTTTGGTCACAGTTTTGCTCTATGAAGTGATAATAATCTTTGCAACAGCTGATTTTGGGGCAAAAGAGATGCAGACAATGATCTGGCCAACCTTGAACCTTTTTAGGGATGTGACAGTTTTGGAGGTTGTCATTGAAAGACCAGAGAGCATAATTGTTGCCCTGTGGATGATAACAACCTATACAACAGAGATTATTTTCTTGATGACAACAGGCTTGATTTTGGCAAGGATTTTCAACACCAAGGAGCACAGCTTCTTTGTATTTTCACAGCTTCCTTTAATTTACGTTCTTTCTTTGATTCCTCAAAATATATCTGAGACACAGAAGTTTATGGACTATTTTAGCTACTATTTTGCAACCTTTGTTGTTTTATTTTTACCGCTTGTCACCTACACTGTCCTTTCTATTAAAAAGAAGGTGAAAAAGACATGA
- a CDS encoding adenine phosphoribosyltransferase, protein MNLKEKFRHVLNFPKEGIDFIDITTVLQDKDAFKYAIDSLVDLVKDLDFELIVGPESRGFIFGAPVAYVLNKGLVLVRKKGKLPYKTVSVEYELEYGKDVLEMHIDAIKPGQKVVIIDDLLATGGTTLSNIKLIEKLGGEVVGIAYLVELTYLGGRENLKGYDVRSVVQFESSLI, encoded by the coding sequence ATGAACCTGAAAGAGAAATTCAGACACGTTTTGAACTTTCCCAAAGAGGGTATAGATTTTATTGATATAACAACAGTTTTGCAGGACAAGGATGCATTCAAATACGCTATAGACTCTCTTGTAGATTTGGTCAAAGACCTTGACTTTGAACTTATTGTTGGACCTGAGTCAAGAGGGTTTATATTTGGTGCACCTGTTGCGTATGTGCTTAACAAAGGTCTTGTTCTTGTCAGAAAGAAAGGCAAACTTCCTTACAAGACAGTCTCTGTTGAATACGAGCTTGAATACGGAAAAGATGTGCTTGAGATGCACATTGATGCTATAAAACCTGGTCAGAAGGTTGTGATAATAGACGACCTTTTGGCAACAGGAGGTACAACTCTTTCTAACATAAAGCTTATTGAGAAACTTGGCGGTGAGGTTGTGGGTATTGCATACCTTGTTGAACTCACATACTTGGGCGGAAGAGAGAATTTAAAAGGATATGATGTCAGGTCTGTTGTACAGTTTGAATCTTCTTTGATATAA
- a CDS encoding stage II sporulation protein R, translating into MVQKIRFSRAYILAAVLSLLSFVLVYEFLNFKQIDALQKDLSASVVRLHVIANSNSKEDQELKLCVRNELMEFLSNNIDYSKGKLHVLREIANKKSQIECYLYQALKEKRKSYKVKVAIQRDLFPNRVYSNFLFPSGIYDCVKVFIGDGKGRNWWCVIFPPLCIVDEAKLELPADAKKELKSSLSKKEYLIATSYGSIDKMPVKLRLKIYEILKTKFYKEAWFKRIFRSI; encoded by the coding sequence ATGGTACAGAAAATTCGATTTTCAAGAGCATACATTTTAGCAGCAGTTTTATCACTTTTGAGTTTTGTTTTGGTTTATGAATTTTTAAATTTCAAGCAGATAGATGCTCTGCAAAAAGACTTGTCTGCCTCAGTTGTAAGGCTTCATGTCATAGCAAATAGTAATTCAAAAGAGGACCAAGAGCTAAAACTTTGTGTTAGAAATGAGCTTATGGAGTTTCTATCGAATAACATAGATTATTCAAAGGGGAAGTTGCACGTTTTAAGAGAGATTGCTAACAAAAAATCCCAAATAGAATGTTATCTATATCAAGCTTTAAAAGAAAAAAGAAAATCCTATAAAGTAAAAGTGGCTATTCAAAGGGATTTGTTTCCAAACAGGGTTTATAGCAATTTCCTTTTCCCATCAGGTATATATGACTGTGTTAAAGTTTTCATAGGCGATGGTAAAGGGAGAAACTGGTGGTGTGTTATATTTCCACCACTATGCATAGTGGATGAAGCAAAACTTGAACTTCCAGCTGATGCAAAGAAAGAGCTCAAAAGTTCACTTTCAAAAAAAGAGTATTTGATTGCAACAAGTTATGGCAGTATAGACAAGATGCCTGTAAAGTTGAGACTCAAGATATATGAAATTTTGAAGACAAAATTTTATAAAGAGGCGTGGTTTAAACGTATTTTTAGGAGTATATAG